A genomic segment from Antedon mediterranea chromosome 6, ecAntMedi1.1, whole genome shotgun sequence encodes:
- the LOC140052162 gene encoding uncharacterized protein, whose product MIQQRQLRKEHQDTHYASAIFRYQKEMAVKLREHSEMLCVDDKHKIKVGEPGHPVAAVERGKKVLIGLNQSFEVSDHDFTKQTLTPSVALRLDIPETIEGSFYQGQVYTALKDSVFQSSSPLRHATEIMSMLKEGEKPLKEVLFLYSDGGPDHRVNYLSVQLSLISAFLEGDFDAVIAARTPPGHSWKNPCERIMSILNLALQAVGVMRQKLSPEMEALLAKCNSVADIRSAATTHPALKGSLSDGLQDTICLISSLFRQLKLKGVPFRSFTPVTTDDMDGHHNHVLKIDAQLPQNATMKDLKKSDSLKNFFEKHCQLRHYSFCVLKCSDPECGFHKPPRLTESVFKDLHFLPDPIMAADGIHYKGFTEIYGTPTTEC is encoded by the coding sequence ATGATACAGCAAAGGCAATTGCGCAAAGAACATCAAGACACTCATTATGCATCTGCTATTTTTAGATATCAAAAGGAGATGGCTGTCAAGCTGCGAGAGCACTCAGAAATGCTGTGTGTTGAcgataaacacaaaataaaagtgGGTGAGCCAGGACACCCAGTCGCTGCCGTTGAGAGGGGGAAGAAGGTTTTGATAGGCCTAAATCAGTCTTTCGAAGTGTCTGATCATGATTTTACAAAGCAAACTCTAACACCAAGTGTAGCCCTTCGACTTGACATCCCTGAGACTATAGAGGGAAGTTTTTACCAAGGTCAAGTCTACACTGCCTTGAAGGATTCAGTATTTCAGTCTTCTTCGCCCTTACGCCACGCCACTGAGATTATGAGTATGCTCAAAGAAGGCGAAAAACCATTGAAGGAAGTGTTGTTTTTGTATTCAGATGGCGGTCCTGACCACAGAGTAAATTACCTCTCTGTACAACTATCACTCATTTCAGCATTTCTTGAAGGTGATTTTGATGCAGTCATTGCAGCACGAACTCCTCCAGGCCATTCTTGGAAAAATCCATGTGAGCGTATCATGTCAATTTTGAATTTAGCCTTGCAAGCTGTAGGAGTTATGCGCCAAAAACTTTCACCAGAGATGGAGGCTTTGCTTGCTAAATGCAATAGTGTTGCAGACATCCGTTCAGCTGCTACAACCCATCCAGCTCTCAAAGGTTCACTGTCTGATGGCCTTCAAGACACCATCTGCCTAATATCATCATTGTTCAGGCAATTAAAGTTAAAGGGTGTTCCATTTAGATCATTTACACCTGTCACAACAGATGATATGGATGGCCATCACAACCATGTCCTCAAAATCGATGCACAGTTGCCTCAAAATGCTACCATGAAGGACCTGAAAAAATCTGATAGTCTTAAAAACTTTTTTGAAAAGCACTGCCAACTAAGACACTACAGTTTTTGTGTTCTCAAATGTTCGGATCCTGAATGTGGTTTCCACAAACCCCCAAGGCTCACAGAAAGTGTATTTAAAGACCTTCACTTTCTGCCTGATCCTATCATGGCAGCTGATGGAATACACTACAAGGGGTTTACAGAGATCTATGGAACTCCAACAActgaatgttaa